In Heteronotia binoei isolate CCM8104 ecotype False Entrance Well chromosome 5, APGP_CSIRO_Hbin_v1, whole genome shotgun sequence, the DNA window CCAGTGTTGTATGCATGCTCACCCATTTGTACAGACAGACCCATTTGAGGAGGCATGTTTATTGAGAAATAATACCACATTCCTCCCAAGTTACaatacagtcctaaacagagctgTGTACTTCTTAGTCCATTGAAATCCCTGTAGGCAcccgtgttggtccgaagcaatagaaccactgcctatcagctacatgtagctctgctcattgtacctgattcctcatctggtgaagtgtgcttggagcacacgaaagcttacgttctgattaaaactttgttggtcttaaaaatggacttgactcctactttgttccactgaaatccctgacctgaatagcccaggctagcctgatctcattagatctcagaagctaaacagggttggttcTGGGTagtatttggctgggagacctccaaggaatactggggTGTGACACAGAGACAAAAACCAGCTATTGAAAATCAAGTCACTGCCATCAATCTGTGTGGCAATGTGGAATTCTGTCTCTTCGTCTCACTACGTGATTGAATGTTAGGATCTGGAATATGTGCACAATGAGACAGAAATTATGAGTATGTTTTATTGACAGGGCAACTGAGGGCTGGATTGATGGTCCATAAAGCACAAGTCAAAAATCTTGACTGGAGAGCCTGTCCACCCAATGGCTTCTCTATGATCTGTGCTAATGAATCTCCACTTTGTACTCCAACAAATACCAGAGGGAATTGCCACCATCTTTAGATATGGTGACAACCACCTTTTCCCCACCTGAGGTGTTACAGGCTCCCTCCCAGAAACCACCTCCACTCAGAGTCAAGGGATGACTCTTTCCACCACATTCAGCTTTTGCTTGCGATATTCCTGGCAGCCTGAGTTTAAACTGCACCTGGCAGTTGGCTGGCAGGACACCTGCAAGAGGGGCCAATAACTCATAGTTGTCCTCCCAGTTCATAAATCTCTGTGGGAAAACTGGCCACGTCACATTCTTATTTGGGCaggagaggaggtagctgaggGCACAGTGGTGGTCATCTGAATCGGATGTCTGATTGGCCCAGATGAGAAGAGCAAAGTGTCCTGCATGGGGAAGGTGGATCTTTAGCTCAGCCTGGTTTCCCTGACAGGTTTTCCAGACGTGACGCCTCATCATGTCCTCAGGTATTCTGCTGTTATCGGACTTGAGTGTGGCAAAGAAATGCAGATCTTTAGTCTGAGTGAAAGTGACAACACAGCGACCATCATCTGTGTGGATAGTTGGACCAGAAGGCAAGGCCTTCAGGATCCCCGCCTGCTCTGACAGCCAACTGGGTCCCACCGGCTGGATGAGGTCTTTGGGCAAACAAATGCTCTTGTCCACAGAGCTGCACTTCAGTGAGTATTCTAACACTTGACTGTAACTCTCTTTTGTGTCTTTGAAGAGTTTTGAGTAGATCTTCAAAGAGTGAGTCCCTGTCTGCTGGGGATACACTTCAAGCTTCATTCCATTACTCTGGAGTGTCATTAAACAATTCTTCTCTGCCTCGTTCAATTTAAACAAGAACAATGTTGGAGAACGACTTTCAACGAAAATTATTGCTTTGCCATTTTCTGTGAaacaaaaaaaagtaaaaaatatttcaagaagatgatgaagaagaaaagttggatttataccctgcccttcgctcagaatagcttacaatctccttcccttcctctacccgcaacagacaccctgtgaggtaggtggggctgagagagttctgagagaactgctcctgagagaatagctctgagagaatttgtgactgcaCCAAACAGACTTTCTTGGTGGCATGAGAGATATTATCTCGAATGGAGGCTCTCAAAGTGGACCTGGACAGTTCTGGTGTCCTACATTTGTGTGCACATATGTTATTTCTGACAAAAAATGTTACATAAGTAGTTTCTGAACATTCCCACATATTGAAAATCCCACTGAATTAACTTGAAGAAAGATGTTCTTCAGGTGGCCCAATTTAACAGTCCTCCCTATTTTCCTCCAGCAGACATCAGAGGGCATGAACACAGTAGGAGTTCCTCCATCCTCAgtaggcagctggcaaccctagctggcaagCACCCtaattctcctcttctccctctgGCCCTCCTCCTTCCAGTAGCAGGAACTAAAGCCCACCATGTCCTTATCAGttgcctcccttcccccttttaaCTCAAGCAAGGGCCTGGCTTTCTGCTTACCCACGAGGCTTTGGTGTGATCTTCCCTGAAGATTCAAGAAGACCTCTGTCTGAAACTACCACCTTGGATAGGACCTAGCCCAACCAGGAATAGAGACAGCTGGTATCCACCCTGATGCCAGCAGACCTATCTCCCCTTCCATCCCCTGGCTACTGTCAAGAGCCATTTTGTTTTGGCATCATCTGgctccaggccctgcctgctGTCATCCAGCTGGACACTGGGCAGGGGTTTAAGAGCTGCCACCATCTGCTCTTCTTCATCCAACATGGAGTGCCAGGCAAGTACTTAAGAGACCAACCCTATATGAAGAGCCCTGGTGTTGGCATCAGTCTTCCCCtcccacagccagggctttttttgagcaggaatgcactggaatgcagttccagctggcttggcttcagggggtgtggcctaatgtgcaaatgagttcctgctgggctttttatacaaagaaAGACCTGCCCACAGCAGCCATCAGTTGGGGGTAGTGTGACACCAGCAACCCCCTATGCTGCCCCTTAAACAATGTGGATGTGCTTCATCAATGCAGTTGCGTTAATACAAAGAAAGAGGGGATGACAAAATGCTTATTGCTGTCTTTACCTGTTTGAATGACTGCCGTTGCTGGAGTTGCTGCAACCAGCCCCTCTGCATAAAATTCAGATCGGAACCGTATATTGCATTCAAACTGCTGCAGAGTCAGGCGTGGTTCCAGTAACTGCCATTCATGGTCTTCCGGGAAGTGATCAGTAACAAAGAGAGCGGGATGGGTCAGGAAGTAAAAGTCATTGTATCTGAAACAAGAATAAAGCAATCTCAAGCAGAAAGTGCAAATCAATCCCATCTTTACACagtcttcttccaaggagcttagGGTGAGGTTCACATGtcctaggtttgccaatctccaggcggtggctggcgagctccaggattacaactgatctccaggcaacagagatcagttcacctggagaaaatagctgtttggGAAGGTGAACTCCGTGGCGTTATaccacattgaagtccctccccaaaccctgccttcctcaggctccacctccaaaatctctagcTAATTCCcaactgggagctggcaaccctacatgtctcccctcttccattttacctCCACAGCAACACTGTGAGATCATTATGTTTATGCTAAAGAACAGTGACTGGTCGGAGGCTGCCCAACAAGCTTCCTGGTTCTAACGGGGATTTGAATGTGGGTCTCCCAGGCTTTagtctgacaccaagccaactgtgCTCCACTGAAACATCACAGAGCATCACAGCATTTAGGAAGCAAGCTCTGGAGATGAGCAGACAAAACTTCCTACAGATCAATGTCAAGAAATCCTTGCTGCAAAAAAGCTTATCCTTGGGCCAGTTCTTCACAATGCTTCGCTTTGAGGCTGTTAGTAAATCTGCAATCAGCAAGTGATCCATGTCTCATTCCTAGCTCTTAAGCCTGGGAGTATAGAACTCAGAAATAAATGAATGGGATAGTAAAATCATCTGCAGTCAATGAAACTATAAATATGAAAGGCAGCAGAGATGTTAAATAGATGCTATGAGAATCGCTATATTGTATTGAATTTCAGAGATTAATTATGTTTTTATCCTACCTTCCCTCCAAGCAGCTCAGACCAACATAGCCCTCCCtttttccattttatcatcatgACAACCATGTGAAGTGCGTTAAGGCTAAGGGCCATATTACATATTACGATTTTGAATGCACTGTGTCTGGGTTGCCCCAGCCTGACTTTGACTCAAGACAGTCCTCTGTGAGCTGCAAGAGAATTTGTTTCCCAAGTGTATGGGGCCAAAATTCAGATTGTAACTGTAGAGCAGGGAGTGAAGGCACTTCATCCTTCTGTCTTATGCCGTGGgctgtttcaggtcaggaaaatagcAAAGGAGAGACgactgaagtcccttcccctaCCCACCATGCAGTCCCAATATGAATTGGGACCCCATGTGTTTCAGCAACAAGTTCCTTTATAGTTGCTGTGCGACTGTCAGAGTCGTCATGACGACAGAGACACGCTCCATTTAAAATCATAGCATGCAGTTTGGTCCATAGAGAATTTCACTGGCCTAAGATCATCCAATGAGCTATCtggccaagtggggatttgaatccaggtctccccaATCCAAGTTCAGCACTTGGCTAaccattaaaggtaaaggtagtcctctgtgcaagcaccaagttgttaccgacccatggggtgacatcccaTCATGCCACTTTCTTGGtcaactttttacagggtggtttgccattgccttccccagtcatctacagtttcctcccagcaagctgggtactcattttaccgatcttggaaggatggaaggctgagtcaaccttgatctggctacatgaacccagcttctgccaggattgaactcaggttgtgagcagagcttgcactgcagtactgcatcttaccactctgtgccacagggctctcttgGCTAGCCATTACATGCTGGCAAAAGCATGGCATTGAGATTGTTGAGGCCCAATGACTTTTCTGTTGGGTACTTTTCATGTCAAGATGGAAATGTTTGTCCAAATTCTTTTTctactttttaatattttcattCAAATTGTATTTAAAGGCTATTCTTTTAAAGGTACCACTCGCTGGAAAGTTCCCCTGTAGAAGCACCACTGAAACAAAGAACTTGGTAGTACTCTGCTACAGCTCCTGGCCATTTCAATAGGGAATCCACAATAGCTTCTGGAAGACTTAGTCCTACTTGCTTTCAAAACAGAAATGTCTCCGTAGGACAAATGTAAAGGTCCCTTGTCCCTGAATTGGTCAGTGACATTCTACCATATTTTACCTTTTGCTGAATGAACTCCCCAAACAGCACCatctctgaaaaatgactgcagtgGCTCCATGCAAGTTGCATTTCAGTGTGCATGTGCTTGTGTGAGACAGGGGCCACCCTCTCTTGCAATGCTCCAGCCTCTAGGATCGCCAAAGCTATACCAACATTGCCCATGTAGGCTgatgaccagggctggccctgccactaggcaaactaggcaattgcctagggtgccagccttctgagggtaccaaattgggcacccccatgtgacttggtgatgttatcagtcaggatgtgtgtgtgtgtgtgtgtgtgtgtgccagaagttagccttgcctagggagcTGGACTTCAATGCAGTATAATACCATGgaatccagccagtttggtgtagtggttaagtgtgtggattcttatctgggaaaacctgggtttgactccccactcctccacttgcagctgttggaatcgccttgggttagccatggctttcaCAAAAGTtctccttgaatgggcagcttctgggagagctctctcagccccactcacctcacagggtgtagggaaagaagatataggagattgtaactcatgggtctgagtctctgatttagagagaagggtggggtataaatctgcagtcgtcttctttttcttctgccagCCCTGCTTATGATCCAGTCCTGTGTGTTGGTTGTGACATCTATGCCACTTATTAGAAAACAGTGCAAAGCAGAGACCTTCTGGTTGGATTCTGGTACTATTTATTCTAACTGGTAGCATTTAGTTGTGTTTTTAAATGACTGATTGTTTTGGAAGGGAGATCCAGGGTTGGTCTGCAGTTTTATTCAAATTATGAGTTTTATATCTGAAGATGcatgtgtatgcacatgaaagctcatatcttgaataaaactttgttggtcttaagggcgTCACTAGAGTCTAACTTTATTCTGGGGTTTTTTGGAAGCCACTTTAAGCGCTACAATATAAATAAGAAAGACAAATGGATGACTATCAGAGCCCAAGTAGTCCTCAGTGTCTCCCATACCCCCACTTACAGCTGGATTTCTCCTGGATCTGTTCAGAAAGATCAGTCGTGCTGCTTATGGGGGTCACCAACTTTGTTCCCAGTAaagaaagaaatggcaaaccGGCTGGAGGTGACTGCCTCCAGCCCTCCACATTGCAGCCTACACTGTGGCAGGTCTTCCTACCGCATCCCAATGTACTGGGCCTTACCTGAAAGTGAACTTGGTACAAGAGTCATCCACAGTCCCACTTCCCCAGGTGCTGTCCAAAAGGTGCCACTTTCCGTGGAGGAAAACAGCATTCCAAGCATGATCAGTGTCCCCCTGAAAAACGTGTCCTGGTTTATATCCATGCCCTTTGGAGTAGCCAGACAATTCCCTGCATTGGATCCCTGCAATACTGAAGGGGGGGCAGAAATGATATTCAGCAAcatgacactagaagccctcccactgtcaccctccccccaagcaccaagaacacagagcatcactgccccagacagaaagttctgACAATatgatgtggctaatagccactgatggacctctcctccatatgtttatccaatcccctcttgaagctgtctatgcttgtagttgccaccacctcctgtggcaatgaatcccatgtgttaatcactcttctttttatccattctaactcaactgctcagcaatttcattgagtgctcacaagttcttgtattgtgagaaagggagaaaagtacttctttctctaccttctccatcccatgcaaaatcttataaacctctatcatgtcaccccacagtcatagtttctccaagctaaagacccccaagcactttaacctttctttataggaaaagtgttccagcccttagACACAGGCTTCTGTTTTCTTTGGTTAAGCAGAAAGCATTCCCAGCGCTCCATATTGGCCACCAATTACAACTGAATGTGTCCTAGAAAATAtgagtgacacccccccccccccaattggcaCAGTAATGGTAGATTGACAAGAGATATTTCTAGTTTTATTTAGTACTGCAAATTACGGTACCTGCACATTTGTCTAAAGAGCCCAGCATAGCCAGCACAAACACTCTTTCCTGACCGAAGGACATCTGCTGGTTTACAAGAGCTGTTAGTTTTGTCATGATAGCCTTTCACATCATATTCTGGAGGCATAAAAACAATTGTAATATATCAGCCTTGAGAGACTCATAAGATGCAGCCTGCAACATCCCCATATGGGTTCAGTGAATCTGAATGGTTAATCAGTGCACACCTGCTAAGGGGaaaaagtcattttttaaaaatcaaaaccaCCCCGAGGGGATTCCATGCTTAATGGAAAGTATCTGGTCTTTGATTAAGGCTGTGCTTTGGAAGGCAATGGGCAACATGATAAATTATTGTCGTTATTTAGTGAAGTCAATAGTTCTTTTCACTGAACAGCCTCAAAGTACTACTTGCATTAAGAAGCCTTCTGTTAAGTTGAATCTGTTATCTGATCATAAAATGATTGCTTTCTGCACTTCCTATATATTTAGTGCTAAGATTAGACTAGAAGAGGGGGTCCCTAAGCATGATAAGCCTGTGGAGTTTTGAGAAGAGGTAGTGGATGGCTGtcacctcaaaatggctgccatagtggcagggtagagttgccaatccccagattggggcaggagatccccctgcttggaggccttcccccctgcttcagggttaatagaaagcgggggggggatgtCCACTCAGCATGGGTATCTGGCGCTCTggagttttggggtttttttaaaaaaaaagaagcaccaaattttcagcatagcatatggtgactctcctcaacccccccccccccccaaagtttcaaaaagattggaccagggggaccaattctatgagcctcaaaagaaggtgctcccatcctccattatttccattgaAAGGAAtgtatttaaaaggagcatggtccctttaaatgtgctggccagaactcccttcagcatttgatcatgcttgtcacaaccttgctcctggctccacccctaaagtcttcttgctccaccctcaaagtccccagatatttcctgagtcagacttggcaacccaagagcAGGACCAGTCACAAATTGCTGCCATGGCAGAGGGTAATCACAAAGGGTCGACAACCTCCACGAgtcctagagatctcccagaatccgTTATATTTCCAAACTATatttccttggaggaaatggctgcttggagagtagactatggcattgtacctcttctgagatccttcccttcccaagtcctcctctccctaggctccatccccaaacctttaggaatttcccaaccaggggCAGGTAGCCCTAGGGTAGCATTACTCCTGAACCAAGCATTCTTCTATGATGGGACAACTATTTCTGAATGGGAATTCTCTGCAGACCCTTGTGATAATTCCTGGGATCTTCTAAAAATGTCCTGCTCTTATAGGACTCATATGCTTTTGACAGCTGCATGATAGGCAGAAGGAGAACAAATTGAACATGCACACACCATCCTTCAAGCATGAACATAATATGATAGCAGAAAAGTTTTAGCTGTTGAACCTCTTCATGAAGGCTATAACAAAAATGGTAGAATCCATGACATGGATTCAACCTTCTTCCAAGAAGCCtccaaactttgctcagtggCATGGTAGGACAGGAGTGGGAGATCCATCCCCATAACTACCTATATGACAGCAAATCCATATCCAAATGGCTCGGAGTTTCTCCAGGTCACTCTGAGCTTCTTGCAGCAGGACACTCACTAGGTCTTTCACGCTGCTAGTGACATTCACCTGGTTCGTAAGGAGAAAATATGGTGAAAACATAAAGGAAGACTATCTTCTACTAGCATCCTTCCTTATTCCTATCTTCTTTTATTTGTTAAGAACTTGATCCTCAGGAACTGTTCAACTTGGTCCAAATGTACCAGATTTACCTTTTTTACTTAGGACTTAACTAAACCTGATAGCAGGGGATCTGTGAACAGCAGTTTTCCCTGACCCCAGTTTATTTCTTGAATAGCTAATCAGAGCAGCAAGAGAAATGATGTTAACCCAAAATAATATAGTGTGCAATAAAGAAACTTTTGTGCCAGGATTCATGAGAGTTCCATTGTGTCTCTTGATATGGACAGATTTAGAAAGCATCTGTCAAGAATGTATCCTTGAGTAGTATCATCAAAAACAAAGTCATATGGAACATCTTAAGATCCCAGCCATACAGCATGACAGTAAAGTAAGGCTTACCTTTGATGCATACGCATCCAACTTCTTAAACTGTTGCAAGTCTATTGGCATTGACTTTAGACTGGTTTTATCCCATGGGTAAGCTGGAAGTAAACATGGAAAGTAGTTCAAACAAAGTTAGAACAGTGGTTGTCTCAATTAGGTTGCTTCCTTATGGTTCTCGGGTGCCAACTTGGTCTCGAAACCTTAGTTtggttaaaggtttagaacatgtagtggaggccaagattgccaaggagttggctgagggcagggtttggggtccattttctagtcctccagtggttaaccttagagtttcccctttgggggtggtacctaagaaggctcctggtgaatttcatttgattcaccacctttcttatcccaagggttcttctgttaatgatgggattcccgaggAGCTTTGTTctgttaggtatactacctttgatcaggccatgggcATCGTTCAacactgtggtcagggggctgagctggcaaaatgcaatatcaaatctgcattttgccttctccctgtccatccggatgattttgagcttttgggtttttcttttgtggggcaattttacatggacagggctttgccagtttggtgtagtggttaagtgtgcagactcttatctgggagaaccgggtttgattccccactcctccacttgcacctgctagcatggccttgggtcagccatagctctggcagaggttgtccttgaaagggcagctgctgtgagagccctctccagccccacccacctcacagggtgtctgttgtgggggaggaaggtaaaggagattgtgagccgctctgagactcttcggagtggagggcgggatataaatccaatatcatcatcttcttcttcttctatggactgctctgtatcatgtgctgcttttgtgtgtttcagcacattcctggaatgggctgtgtgtgagaaagtgggtttgcaggatgttgtccATTACTTGGATGACTATGTTTGTGGGTCCTGCGGGTACTGGAcgttgcgctcagttgttgtccggttttattgagctggccactgagttgggtgtgccattagCCGAGGAGAAAACGGAAGGCCTGGCccaatgccttgtgtttttgggtattgagttggacaccCTAGCGCaatcctccaggattcctggtcagaagctggaggatttaaggGGTAAGATTAAGCCTTTCCTCCTCAAGaagaaggttacgcttcttgagcttcagcagttagtggggcaccttaattttgcttgcaaagtggttgctcctggaagggccTTTCTGTACAGGTTTTGTGATGCTATCGTGGGCCTGTGCTTGCCCCAGCATAGGactagggttactagcagcatgagggaggacctgcaggtgtggcagaggtttttggaatcctttaatggggtttctttttggagggaggacatgagactggaggcggagcttcaggtcatgtccaatgctgctgggtctttaggtttcggggtctacttccatggacagtggtgcatggaggtgtggccagaTTCACGGGTGCAGGCTGGTGTGTGCAGAGATCTCACTTTTtaagaattttttcccattttagttgcggtttggttgtgggggaccAACATGGTTGATCGCACcgtacatttttggtgtgataacatggcgggtGGTTCATGttattccctttcatccaaatcgcaacaggttatgaggttggtgagggtgttcactctgcgttgtctgcggcttaacattttgtttttggccaagcatgttcctggggtgaataacagggtggctgacgctctctctcgtaagcagatggagaggtttcgtcagctggccccagaggccGATCAAGACGCagcaccaatgccccaggagctatggctgattggagagccgaggcatgcagagcgataggcctagccattgcgcctagcaccaggaagtcttacgaacgtgcagtgtggcagtttgaaggctttagggccgaggtagggtatcgcattatttggcccctcccagtggagcagttgctccattactgtgtttccttaaaaggtaagggattggccgtgcaatcAATTAGAGGACACCTGTCCGCGcttgcttttgctagcaaggcgttagggtataaggaggaaacagcagatttttgtATTCGAAAgttgctggaagggtggtccagagaggtcagGCCTAGTCCTGacaccaggaaccctatgtctcctgagattcttaggggtttgaagggggtttggagtgcagtttgtgcatctcactttgaggctgttttgtttcatgcagcctctttggtggccttttgggggcgcttaggatcagtgagttagtggcaagctccaggaatgatgtttccagcagggctttgTTGCTTAGGGATGTTAGGTTATCGAggggtaaggcggctcttacTGTCCGGCGTTCCAAGTCAGACCAACAGGGCATTGGGACTGTAGTGGAGTTgggtccatgttcagaggtggagccTTGCCCGGTTTCCTCATTGGCTGATTACTTGGCTGTgtggggaggctgcgaagggttgttgttttgtcattctggaggcagccctctgacaaaacatcagttttgggcggtgacgtctagggccttagctctgttgggggtgtctggagtgaggtttagTACCCACTCCTTTataattggggcggcctctacttCCGCGGCCTTGGGATATTCTTCTTCGTCCATCCAgcgccttggccgttggtggtCTCAGGCTTATAAGTGTTATATttgccctttgctccactcttagctttGTTATTGGGAGCTGGGTAGTTTAAgatttgggttttataacttgtctgtttctctttttagatgctgttgttcctggccggaggagccaagttctcatctgtgggcacagttatgtgttttgggtggcacatcaagctcggaaaacttctgttggctctcagctggggctcagccaatatgttactattgaatggcgggggcgccagggtcttcagtggcctggtttgctTCCACTTTTATTTCATGGGAGTGTGGTCCcgcctcctcaggttttaattattcacctgggggggggggaatgatctcgggtgattaaaggcaaggctttgatcttgcaagctcgagatgatttcaagtacattaggaagagatggcccggtACCATCATAGTCTGGTTAGCCATGATtctgcgcttggtgtggcgcagtgcttggaatccagctgggatagagagggctcgttatagagcaaataaggagatttgtaaggcattggagggtggtttgggccactatttgccccatccagatatttctacggaatatcctgatctctacagaggggat includes these proteins:
- the LOC132571996 gene encoding kyphoscoliosis peptidase-like is translated as MFSTAQVEEEQVQATVRQPRSTIVTGETRYYGQQSAVVSEPDQGNHIAVAIHPRQTTSEIEKERSFNKGFQDDGDQGPSLLQGQDLHEFQDYEEERSSLPDEPDLYGRQNLYAYPWDKTSLKSMPIDLQQFKKLDAYASKVNVTSSVKDLVSVLLQEAQSDLEKLRAIWIWICCHIEYDVKGYHDKTNSSCKPADVLRSGKSVCAGYAGLFRQMCSIAGIQCRELSGYSKGHGYKPGHVFQGDTDHAWNAVFLHGKWHLLDSTWGSGTVDDSCTKFTFRYNDFYFLTHPALFVTDHFPEDHEWQLLEPRLTLQQFECNIRFRSEFYAEGLVAATPATAVIQTENGKAIIFVESRSPTLFLFKLNEAEKNCLMTLQSNGMKLEVYPQQTGTHSLKIYSKLFKDTKESYSQVLEYSLKCSSVDKSICLPKDLIQPVGPSWLSEQAGILKALPSGPTIHTDDGRCVVTFTQTKDLHFFATLKSDNSRIPEDMMRRHVWKTCQGNQAELKIHLPHAGHFALLIWANQTSDSDDHHCALSYLLSCPNKNVTWPVFPQRFMNWEDNYELLAPLAGVLPANCQVQFKLRLPGISQAKAECGGKSHPLTLSGGGFWEGACNTSGGEKVVVTISKDGGNSLWYLLEYKVEIH